CATTGAGAGGAACAGTCCTTTGAGTGGCAACTCAATCCTacataaaaatcattttgttTCAGTAAAAGATTTTAAGTGGGAATTGAGATTCAGCTTTAAAGGGGCCCATGGTTCCGCTGACAGTGATTTGATCTAGGAAGTCAAAGAAGCCACCACCCAGAAATGTATGAAGTCCCACCCCTGCCCATGATCCACCAAAACAAGTAACAAtttggaggaaaaacaaagaagtaGATAAATGTTTTTTGCTAGATGTTGCAGGCGTTAACTCTTATCAATCTGATCATCTgaggcttctggaaaaaaaacgtGTTTTGTAATGATATCAGAAACATTCATTAGTTGGTATTCAACCCAACTAGTGTCTGGTGTTGTGTTAATGTATGAAAATGTGTGAGTGATTTAGACACTTCAGTGTTACACAATCACATTTGCTTTAATGTGCAGGAAACAAGGTGGTGCATGCCATTACTTTAATTAGATCATGATTTGTGCCCTTGGAAGTCATGGGTCAATACTAACAtagctcttcttttctttcattaaaaaaaaccctttcatcaTTCCTGATCAAATCTTCTGTTAGTGTAAGATGTCACACTTCTACCTGATTTTTATCAGGTAAAAATATGTTGTTATTTCAaaccatactttaaaaaaaaatctacatatatGTGTGATTATTTAccccttttctgtgctttttcagagGACAGTCGGTACCTTTTATTACAACTTCTAGGGTTTTACCTATCTCCAAGGCATTTTACATGTCTTTTTCATTGTCATCCCTAAGACACCCCAGAGCTGAAATACCATGTCTTAATTCCTGGAGTGTCTAAGCTGGATATTTCTTCTTGTGATATGGCTTCACTCcgatgttttccttttctcttcaggtGATAAAGGAATTATGTTTAGGtttctgggtttggggtttttgtttgtttatttgttttgtggttgcttttttttttttttccctgacatgtATTGATGCAGTTTGGGAAGAGTTTTGCCTGGGGAGGCTACTGAAAACAGTAGCTGGCCAAAGTGGCTGTTTCCCCAACAAAAACAGCCCTGCATTTATTGCAAGGGAAGACAAAAGACACTCTCCAGGCAATTACTGCAATCCATATCTCCCAGCTTGGGGGTGGCTTCTTTGCCTAGATTTACATTTTTACAGCAAAGTCTGCAAGTCAGAGCAAATTGTGCCTCATTACTCTGTCTCAGGGCAACAAACCCTCTCCACATCAAAGTCCTCGATTTCCTCTCTCCACTTAGTAGGGTTACTTTGTGTTTAATAACACTGTGATTTAAATGCACCCCAAATAAAAAATGTCTATTGGGGGGTTCCCgtgggaaaaaaagagcttagtGCAGATTTTCTCAAGCCACTCAGGAACAAAGGATATCAAAGCACTATAGAAACACTGACTAATGATTTATGCATGCTGTTGTGTTGTTAGAATGTCACTCGCCTGTCCCAATGGTGAGTAATAGCATCAGTCTaaacagggagacacagtcagtcATCTCACTCCGCTAATCAGAGGGTGGCTCACAGCCACTGGGACTGGCCATGTCTATTCCTGCCCTAATTTCCCTTTTGTGTCATCCAGGATAGTCTGCTCCTTTCACAGAGTGTCTACAGTtgccttcagcagcagcctggtAAACTGTGATAAAACCTTCCTACTCTTTCCAGTGTCTTTCTAAAACTTCAAGCAACCAgaaaggatgaagttgaaaagcTTGATGTTAAAGACAAGATTAAGAGAGTTGAAAAGTGCTATTTTCGAAATTAATTGTAgtatctgcattttaaattagAGACCAGAGGATTTCACTGGTCTGGAGATCTTTTAATGTCTCAAAGGATCTCTTAAAGCTAAAGGAAGTGTGACAAAATTTATCATAGGAGGGAATTTAGAAtgtattttcatggaaaatgaGGAAAGTGAAGATTTTGTACCATAACAGGAACAGCATCAAACAGAGAAAATTCACTGTGTATTTGAAAACACATTGataatcatatcatagaatcatggaatgggttGGATTGGGTTCCCgttctaccccctgccctgggcagagacacctcccaccagaccaggttgctccaagccccctccaacctggccttgaacccctccagggatggggcagccacagcttctctgggcaacctgggccaggctctcaccaccttcaaaataaagaacttcttcccaatatctaacctaaatctctcctttttcagcttaaaacccttccctctcgtcccatcgctcccctccctcatcaagagtccccccccagcgtTCTTGGAGccgctttagggactggaagggactcgaaggtctccccgtagccttctcttctccaggctgaacccccgcaactctctcagcctgtcctcccagcagaggggctccagccctcccagcatctccaggaccTCCtgtggccctgctccaacagctccatgtctctcctgtgctgaggccccagaacTGGAGGTAGCACTggggtggggtctccccagagtggagctgGGGAGGAGTCTCCCCAGactggagcagaggggcagaatccccaccCTCGCCCCACTGGCCatgctgctgaggatgcagcccagggcgcagggggcttgctgggctaccagcacatgttgctggctccttttgagcttctcatcaactatATGCTAATGAATATCAACTGTATACAAAAAACCTTATTGGAATAAGGTGCAGGAGAAGATTtttgaagttaaagaaaaaaagtaagagaatGAAAATATGTAAAGGATGGAAATGGCTGTTTTTAATCTTTAactctgcttctctctccacTAAATATATACTAAATTGGCCATGAATGAAAAGTACTACTCAAAATGATAGATACAGGAAAATATAACAAGATGGAATGTAATACATGattggaaggaaacagaaaataaggaaTACGGCAGTGGAGCAGAAAAACATCTATATTATAAAGAGGTATAAAGTGAGGTGAATCCTCAAGGAAATTTAGaatgcaaaaaatattaaaaaaccactAGAAATTTGATGCATGAAACATTTATTGGAAAACCAAGTTGAATAAATGGGAgtatacatataaaatacaggaagacaagaggaaaaacaagcaatgaaaaaatgaagttagAAATTTGTACACATACAGCTGTCAAGATGAAAATTCAACAACAGCTAAATAGAATATTTTACATAATGTTCAAAACGTAAAAAAATACAGGAGTGGAAGAACCCTGAAAATGCAAGACaggtaaaatataataaaaaagcaTAATAGTGAAGAGAAGAGTTAAACTGgagtaaaaataaaagattaagaaCAGCAAAAGAGAAGTGTTAAGGGAAATATCAATAGTAGCAACACTTTGGATGACTAGCTGGTTCTAGACTGTCAACTCCACACACATATGGAGTATCTGGgtgtgggtctagcagggcccacaggtgtcccagagcttcttgctgtagcggggcaagacacaagggctgcaggcaggagcagcgtaggctctgccaaaggtgcagaggccccccgagccctgggtggcaccggccccatagaggccccccagccccaggttgcccccaaaggcgggtgctccggaggagcccaccacggcttgctgggggaaggagctgaggatggggccggggaaggtcaccacgacggggggtggctggatgaaggccgtggagtcggggcactggcgggcGCACAGCTCAttgcagctctcagcgatgggctgagggacggccacactggtctttggtgggcacaggtcATAGCAAGACATCTTTGTGTGAGAGAGCTGAGCCTGAAAGACAAGGACACAAGGAACGCTGTTATAAGTCAGGACAAGATGCCACATTAGAGCAGTGCCCTGCTCCCAGAGCTGCCCCAATGCTAGAGCCACCATGTTACCTGAGCTGTCCATCGCTTGCCCTTTGCCCAACCAGCCCTACTCAgtgccctgctccccaccccgCCTCTTGCCCTCTCTCCATACACAGAAGCCGCACAAGCCATCCCCGAGAGCCTGTGCAGAGCCTGACTCTTGGTGCCACGGCCACAGGGCTCTCTCCTCCTGACGCGGCTCATCCCACCCTGACCGTCCAAGGCTGCTCCAGTATGGTCGCTGCTGTCAGAGCTCTCCTGGCCAAGGAGGCCCTGTGCCGGCCCCTGCCACAGGAGGCACAGACCAACAGGCACCCACCTACCCTTTTCCTGAGCAGAGCGAGGCAGGAGCAGTGGATGTCAGTGCTCAGCGAGGCcactgcttttatgctggtccagCGAGCGTGGGGAGGAGCTGGCCACGCTGGGGGCACGTGGCCCACGCCAGCcgagcccctgcctcctccctgggtcACATGGGGctcttttgctgatgctgtttcctCAGCAGCCCCAATCCACTCTATCAGCCCCTGCAATTACCCTGCTCGGGTGCTTGCCAACTGCCACCTCATGGGCCAAATGAGCCCCACTCTCTTCTCATTATCTGGCTGCGTAAGAGGGCACGCAGTGTGACAAAGGTTGACTGCAAGCGTCCTGCGTGCCATAGCTCTTTGCCAAGGGCTTGGTGTTGGGGTGGACCCAGTCCTTCTTTTCAGACATATGGGAAAGTCAAGGGCCGTGACGCTGGCCAAGAAGGTGGCCTTGCAAAGGCCAGCAGCATGATGTATGTTTTGTGGCTGTTATCTTCCGAGGTGCGATGTAGgaaatcaaaaatgaaaagcaCTCCTCTTGGGCACTGCGTGCTCAGCACAATGCATCACTTGCCAGTCTAACGGAGCCGGTTTCCATGTTCCTTTGATCAATGTTGTACATTGATCTGTGCAGGTCTGGATGAAAAATATCCATCTTGCACTTCCTTGAGGTGCATAGTGCAAAGAACATGTACTCCCACATGGAAACAGGTGGCACAGGCTCATGCAATTCCCTCAAAAGAGTTTTGGGAGCCCCATATGCTGGGGACACTGGGTCTCCGTCTGATGCCTCGATGGCAGCACCCCCACCATGGTGCTGCCTGCTCTCATTTATCCCACAAAGCAAAAAGTTGTGGAAAGACGGGGAAGCGGGATGTGCTGGTGTGGAGACGGGATGCTGACtcagggaggggcaggagaaggacagccCCATCTTCCTCAGCAGGAGGGAGTGTCACCTCTGCAGATTGGCCCAGGTGGTGCTGAGCAAGGGCTGGGACAGTATaaaagctctgcctctgccaggctctcccaaccactgctctggctgccttctccttgaGGAACAGGGTACGTCTGAgactctcctccttcctgctttctgcagccctggctcGTCTGCCTCGGGCACTCCCCTCTGCTGATCGCTTATCATCTCTGCTTTCTTGCAGAGCGCCATCTGGTCCCACACAAAGATGTCTTGCTAcgacctgtgcccaccaaagaccagcgttgccgtccctcagcccatcgctgaAAGCTGCAACGAACTGTGCgcccgccagtgccccgactccacggccttcatccagccaccccctgttgtggtgaccttccccggccccatcctcagctccttcccccagcaagccgtggtgggctcctccggagcacccgcctttgggggcaacctggggctggggggcctctacggggctggtgccacccagggctcggggggcctctgcacctttggcagagcctacgctgctcctgcctgcagcccttgtgtcttgccctgctacaccaagaagctctgggacacctgtgggccctgctagacccacacccacacatcccacagcccatgggacaACTCAGCCTCATGCTTCCTCTTCTTTATCCCCTTCTGCTCCTCTCTACATGACATGTATTTGCTTTGCGCCAACCTGTGCCCAGATGTGCAACTCCACCATCATCGCACAGGGCACTTGTCTCTGTAACGATGACTGCCTGGTAGAAGCCTGAAGGAACACCTCTCCTGAGGCCTGGGGGTTCaacctgcctgcctctgcctcatGTGTCTTTCTCCAGTCAATAAAACAAGCCTGCATCCAacccctgcctctgccttttctctctcaaGGTCCCACGGGGACTTCAGGGCTCCCTCGCCCTGCCTGTGGTCCCTGCCAGCTGTGCCAGAGCAGTATCTCAGCCCCAGTAGAGCCAGGCCTGGCTGCCTTTGGggacagcccccagccctgccagctctggcCACACATGCTCCTTTAGCTGAGTTCTAAGGGTCCTGCCTGAACACAGGCTGCTCAACTTCTTCAGGACATGCAGCCCTGGTGTGTTTCCAGACCTCCAGCCTCCCTGTACCTGATCATGGCTGCCCCCGGGGCTGGAAGCCAGCCAGGAGCAATTCCTACTACAGCTCCAACCCTGTTGTTTCTTAATGGCTCAGGTCAGTCCCCGGGAGAAACAAagccttccccttcttccttatctccttccctttcttattattcttcctcttttcactccttcttctccctgtttttctttaccttacccttctcctttccttttccccattctcccacagctCCTTCTTCCTACCTTTAATCTTTGCCTTCTTCCCCTTaatcatctcttctttttctcttcctgcttctccttctccatGCCCCTTAACTCAACTCTTCCATATTCTCCTTTACCCTTAGTGTTTCCAGTTCTACGTTCCATTCCTTCCTCCAGCAGGGAccaacacacagaatcacagaatatttttgattgGATGGGACATTTGAGGTCATTGAGtctaaccaacaaaaaaaacccccacacacacaaaaaaaaaaaacccaaaaaaacccaccaccaaaaacaaacaaaacccccccccaaaatcccagaacaccaaacaccaaaaccaaaccaaaacaaacacccacaaccacacaccaccccacccacaaacagtcacaaaccaacaatctcaggcactagagcatgccctgaagtgccacatctacatgttccttaaatacctccagggatggtgactccaccacctccctgggcaggcccttccagtgcctgaccaccctctcagtaaagtaattcttcctaatatctaatctaaacctcccctgccgcaacttcagaccatttcctctggtcctgccattattcccctgggagaagaggccaacacccacctctctgcaccctcctttcaggtagctgtagagggcaatgaggtcccccctcagcctcctcttctccaaactaaacatgcccagttccctcagcctctcctcatatgacttgttctctagacccctcaccagcttggtggctctcctctggacacgcttcagcagctccatgtccttcctggagtgaggggcccagaactgaacacagccctcgaggtgaggcctcaccagagccgagtacggaggcacgatcacttccctgctcctgctggccacgctattcctgatacaggccaggatgccgttggccttcttggccacctgggcacacttctggctcatgttcagccggctgtccaccaatacccccaggtccttttctgctgggcagctttccagccactcttccccaagcctgtggcgttgcctggggttgttgtgaccaaaatgcaggaccaggcacttggccttattaaacctcatcccattggccttggcccattgatccaacctgtccaggtccctctgtagagcctgccgaccctcaagcggatcaacactcccacctagtttggtgtcatctgtaaacttactgagggtgcactcaatccccttatccagatcatcaataaagatattaaacaagactggccccaaaactgagccctgagggacaccactggtgaccggccaccaactggatttcaccccgttAATTACAattctctgggcatggccattcagccagttttttacccagtgaagagtacacttatctatgccatgattcgccagcttctccaggagaacgctgtgggggacagtgtcaaaggccttaccaaagtccaggtagacaacattcaCAACCTTCCtcgcatcaagaaggcgggtcacatggtcatagaaagagatcaagtcggttaagcaggacctccctttcataaacccatgctggctggccctgatcccttggctgccctgcacttgccgtgagagctcactcaagatgatcctctccatgatctttcctggtaccgaggtcagactgacaggcctataggttcccggatcatccttctggccctcaGTTCTATGCAGAAGACACAAaatcacagcaatcccaggctgATGATTTTTGTGGCAGGAGCCTTTGCAGGGCATCTTGTCACACTGCCaactcaagcagggtcacccacagccaGCTACCCAGCACCACGTCCAGACGACTTTTATATATCTTCAAGGACtgagaccccacaacctccagGGACACCTGTGCAAGTGCTTGATCACCCTTGCATTGAATACAGTGGTTTCGAGTGTTGAGGGGGAGCCTCTTGTGTTTCAGCT
The sequence above is a segment of the Numenius arquata chromosome 27, bNumArq3.hap1.1, whole genome shotgun sequence genome. Coding sequences within it:
- the LOC141475980 gene encoding feather keratin 4-like — protein: MSCYDLCPPKTSVAVPQPIAESCNELCARQCPDSTAFIQPPPVVVTFPGPILSSFPQQAVVGSSGAPAFGGNLGLGGLYGAGATQGSGGLCTFGRAYAAPACSPCVLPCYTKKLWDTCGPC